From a region of the Paenibacillus sp. R14(2021) genome:
- a CDS encoding Ger(x)C family spore germination protein yields MIPKLMMVMLPVMMAFMLAGCWDRKELNELGIAVAIGVDRAPKNQLKVTAQVVIPSEVASSQSSKKGGPSVTLYESVAPTFMEAIQKMTEISPRRVYLGHIKMFIFGESLARKGIAEVVEAMVREPSTRSDYYVAVAEGRTASDILQITTPLESIPANKMFASLDASSETWAPTAKVTVDELMNNLLTSGSPVLTGIQLVGDFREGKVNSVHNNETTKPAAQLQFTGLGVFKKDRLIGWLNEDESKGYNFIKNQTKQTVGHSDVPGGRVGVHVLRSKTEVKASVVNGNPVIRVKLNSVATLTEVQGTEIEIGSQQNIRLLEQEGDKRVTDLMKLTVDSARRKYKFDIFGFGQLIHETDPKAWKRMEKNWDQIFMKMKIDYSVHTRITKLGTLLDTFQKEMKG; encoded by the coding sequence CTCCCCGTTATGATGGCTTTCATGTTGGCAGGGTGCTGGGACCGTAAGGAATTGAACGAGCTGGGCATCGCTGTCGCGATCGGCGTAGACCGCGCTCCGAAAAACCAACTCAAGGTAACGGCCCAGGTCGTTATTCCTTCGGAGGTCGCAAGCAGCCAGTCCTCCAAGAAAGGCGGACCCAGCGTTACGTTGTACGAGTCTGTTGCCCCGACCTTTATGGAGGCCATTCAGAAAATGACGGAAATCAGCCCGCGCAGGGTGTATTTGGGTCATATCAAAATGTTCATCTTCGGCGAATCGCTTGCCCGCAAAGGGATCGCCGAAGTCGTGGAAGCGATGGTTCGCGAACCCTCTACCCGATCGGACTATTATGTCGCGGTGGCCGAAGGGAGAACGGCCTCGGACATTTTGCAAATCACGACGCCTCTCGAATCGATCCCGGCCAACAAGATGTTTGCGTCATTGGATGCATCGTCCGAAACTTGGGCGCCAACCGCCAAGGTGACCGTGGATGAATTGATGAACAATTTGCTGACTTCCGGCAGTCCGGTCTTGACGGGAATCCAACTGGTTGGCGATTTTCGGGAAGGTAAAGTCAATTCCGTACACAATAATGAAACAACGAAGCCCGCTGCCCAGCTTCAATTTACCGGGCTGGGGGTTTTCAAGAAGGATCGGTTGATCGGATGGCTGAACGAGGATGAGAGCAAAGGCTATAACTTCATCAAAAACCAGACCAAGCAAACGGTAGGGCATTCTGATGTTCCCGGAGGCCGAGTCGGCGTTCATGTGCTCCGAAGCAAGACGGAAGTCAAAGCATCGGTCGTCAATGGCAACCCCGTCATTCGGGTCAAGCTGAACAGCGTAGCCACATTGACGGAAGTTCAAGGCACCGAAATAGAGATCGGCAGTCAGCAGAATATTCGATTGCTCGAGCAAGAAGGCGATAAACGGGTAACCGATCTGATGAAGCTAACGGTTGATTCGGCCCGCCGCAAATATAAGTTCGATATTTTTGGCTTCGGGCAGCTTATTCATGAAACGGATCCCAAAGCGTGGAAGCGCATGGAAAAAAATTGGGATCAAATCTTCATGAAAATGAAAATTGATTATTCGGTGCATACGAGAATCACCAAACTAGGCACGTTGCTCGATACGTTCCAGAAAGAAATGAAGGGGTGA
- a CDS encoding endospore germination permease — MMRLEKGRIGVRQLVVLVFLCAVGDMFQLYPSVVASLAHQDAWISALLGIIGGVIVTAVLLLADRIASDLSLIETCIHVLGAVPGFVLSIWYLFYFVMVCSYLVREMGGFMTTEIFMSTPIQIVHLLLIMLILWGMKAGLEAIGRSGEIILPVFLLAAAILVVCLLPQMQFHYLKPVGEHGLAPIARGMVTGTSFPFGELSAVLMILPYVKRQPHLAREVLFGSIAAGLVFSVTTTVSLAVLGPNLTGYSTYSMYVLAQKINIGNFFQRIEALMAIAYLISTFFKAVLFFYAFTAGTAQLFRLRQIRPLYLPGGFLVFGLAMIIAPDVTYYLKTIVTPWMYWDLTNGLVLPLFLWLIYRIKRKWNDALTPTTNK; from the coding sequence ATGATGAGACTGGAAAAAGGAAGGATCGGGGTCAGGCAGCTCGTTGTGCTCGTATTTTTGTGTGCGGTCGGAGACATGTTCCAGCTCTATCCCTCCGTCGTAGCCTCCTTGGCGCATCAGGATGCTTGGATATCGGCTTTGCTAGGTATTATCGGGGGTGTAATCGTGACCGCTGTCCTGCTGCTTGCAGATCGGATCGCTTCGGACTTATCGCTGATCGAAACCTGCATCCACGTTCTTGGCGCTGTGCCGGGGTTCGTCCTTTCCATCTGGTATCTCTTTTACTTTGTTATGGTTTGTTCCTATCTGGTGAGGGAGATGGGAGGGTTTATGACAACGGAAATTTTCATGTCCACTCCTATCCAAATTGTCCATTTATTGCTAATTATGCTGATCTTGTGGGGCATGAAAGCGGGCCTTGAGGCGATCGGAAGAAGCGGCGAAATTATTCTACCGGTATTCCTCCTGGCAGCTGCCATCCTCGTCGTATGCCTGCTTCCGCAAATGCAATTCCATTATTTGAAGCCGGTTGGGGAACACGGACTTGCGCCCATCGCGCGCGGGATGGTGACAGGAACCTCGTTTCCGTTCGGCGAACTGTCCGCGGTTCTTATGATCCTTCCTTACGTTAAAAGACAGCCTCATTTGGCGAGGGAAGTTCTCTTCGGATCCATTGCAGCCGGGCTGGTCTTTTCGGTGACCACAACCGTATCGCTCGCCGTCTTGGGTCCCAACTTGACGGGCTACAGTACCTATTCGATGTACGTACTGGCTCAAAAAATAAATATCGGCAATTTTTTTCAAAGAATTGAAGCGCTTATGGCAATCGCTTATTTAATCTCGACGTTTTTTAAAGCGGTCCTCTTTTTTTACGCCTTTACGGCAGGCACGGCGCAGCTCTTTCGACTCAGGCAAATACGTCCGCTTTACCTTCCGGGGGGCTTCCTCGTTTTTGGCTTGGCGATGATCATCGCTCCGGATGTAACCTATTACCTAAAAACGATTGTTACGCCATGGATGTATTGGGATTTGACCAATGGGTTGGTGCTTCCGCTCTTCTTATGGCTGATTTATAGGATCAAGAGAAAATGGAATGATGCCCTCACCCCTACAACAAATAAGTAA